The following proteins are encoded in a genomic region of Vicugna pacos chromosome 16, VicPac4, whole genome shotgun sequence:
- the KRT10 gene encoding keratin, type I cytoskeletal 10 isoform X2, translating to MSVRYSSSKQYSSSRSGGGGGGGGSSLRISSSKGSHGGGFSSGGFSGGSFSRGSSGGGCLVGSSGGYGGGLGGFGGGSFGGGYGSSSFGGGYGGGSFGGGYGGGGFGGGSFGGGSFGGGFGGGFGGDGGLISGNEKVTMQNLNDRLASYLDKVRALEESNYELEGKIKDWYEKHANVGQREPRDYSKYYKTIEDLKNQIFDLTTDNANILLQIDNARLAADDFRMKYENEVTLHQSVEADINGLRRVLDELTLTKSDLEMQIESLNEELAYLKKNHEEEMKDLQNVSTGDVNVEMNAAPGVDLTELLNNMRSQYEQLAEQNRKDAEAWFNEKSRELTTEINSNIEQVSSYKSEITELRRTVQGLEIELQSQLALKQSLEASLAETEGRYCVQLSQIQSQITALEEQLQQIRAETECQNAEYQQLLDIKIRLENEIQTYRSLLEGEGGSGGGGYGYGGGRSGGSSGSYGGSSGGGGGSSGGHGGSSYGGGSSGGHGGSSYGGGSSGGHGGSSYGGGSSGGHGGSSYGGGSSGGGGGYGGGSSSGGGQSGSSGGGYGGGSSSGGHKSSSSGSIGESSSKGPRY from the exons ATGTCTGTTAGATACAGCTCAAGCAAGCAGTACTCTTCCTCCCGcagtggaggagggggtgggggaggaggatcATCCCTCAGAATTTCCAGCAGCAAAGGCTCCCATGGTGGAGGATTTAGCTCAGGGGGCTTCAGTGGTGGCTCCTTCAGTCGTGGGAGCTCTGGTGGAGGCTGCCTGGTGGGTTCGTCAGGTGGCTATGGAGGAGGGCTAGGAGGTTTCGGTGGAGGGAGCTTTGGTGGAGGCTATGGAAGCAGCAGCTTTGGTGGGGGCTACGGAGGAGGCAGCTTTGGTGGGGGCTACGGAGGGGGCGGCTTCGGAGGAGGCAGCTTCGGAGGCGGCAGCTTTGGAGGAGGCTTTggtggaggatttggaggagatGGTGGCCTTATCTCCGGAAATGAGAAAGTAACCATGCAGAATCTGAATGACCGCCTGGCTTCCTACTTGGACAAAGTTCGGGCTCTGGAAGAGTCAAACTACGAGCTAGAAGGCAAAATCAAGGACTGGTATGAAAAGCATGCCAACGTAGGCCAGCGGGAGCCTCGTGACTACAGCAAATACTACAAAACCATTGAGGATCTTAAAAATCAG ATCTTCGATCTAACAACTGACAATGCCAATATCCTGCTTCAGATCGACAATGCCAGGCTGGCAGCTGATGACTTCAGGATGAA ATACGAGAATGAGGTGACCCTGCACCAGAGTGTGGAGGCTGACATCAATGGACTGCGCAGGGTGCTGGACGAGCTGACCTTGACCAAGAGTGACCTGGAGATGCAGATCGAGAGCCTGAACGAGGAGCTGGCCTACCTGAAGAAGAACCACGAGGAG GAAATGAAAGACCTTCAGAATGTGTCCACTGGTGATGTGAATGTAGAAATGAATGCTGCCCCAGGTGTTGATCTGACTGAACTTCTGAATAACATGAGAAGCCAGTATGAACAACTTGCTGAACAAAACCGCAAAGACGCCGAAGCCTGGTTCAATGAAAAG AGCAGAGAACTGACTACAGAAATCAATAGTAACATTGAACAAGTGTCCAGCTACAAATCTGAGATTACTGAATTGAGACGCACTGTTCAAGGTCTGGAGATCGAGCTACAGTCCCAACTAGCCCTG aAACAATCCCTGGAAGCCTCCTTGGCAGAGACAGAAGGTCGCTATTGTGTGCAGCTCTCACAAATTCAGTCCCAGATCACTGCTCTGGAAGAGCAGCTGCAACAGATTCGGGCTGAGACCGAGTGCCAGAATGCCGAGTACCAACAACTCCTGGATATTAAGATCCGACTGGAGAATGAAATTCAAACCTACCGCAGCCTGCTAGAAGGAGAGGGAGG TTCCGGCGGCGGCGGCTACGGCTACGGCGGCGGCCGCAGCGGCGGAAGTTCCGGCAGCTATGGAGGCAgttccggcggcggcggcggaagctCCGGCGGCCACGGCGGCAGCAGCTACGGCGGCGGAAGCTCCGGCGGCCACGGCGGCAGCAGCTACGGCGGCGGAAGCTCCGGCGGCCACGGCGGCAGCAGCTACGGCGGCGGAAGCTCCGGCGGCCACGGCGGCAGCAGCTACGGCGGCGGAAgctccggcggcggcggcggctacGGCGGCGGAAGCTCCAGTGGCGGCGGCCAGAGCGGCAGTTCCGGCGGCGGCTACGGCGGCGGCAGCTCCAGCGGAGGCCACAAGTCCTCGTCTTCCGGGTCCATTGGCGAGTCCTCATCTAAGGGACCAAG
- the KRT10 gene encoding keratin, type I cytoskeletal 10 isoform X1 codes for MSVRYSSSKQYSSSRSGGGGGGGGSSLRISSSKGSHGGGFSSGGFSGGSFSRGSSGGGCLVGSSGGYGGGLGGFGGGSFGGGYGSSSFGGGYGGGSFGGGYGGGGFGGGSFGGGSFGGGFGGGFGGDGGLISGNEKVTMQNLNDRLASYLDKVRALEESNYELEGKIKDWYEKHANVGQREPRDYSKYYKTIEDLKNQIFDLTTDNANILLQIDNARLAADDFRMKYENEVTLHQSVEADINGLRRVLDELTLTKSDLEMQIESLNEELAYLKKNHEEEMKDLQNVSTGDVNVEMNAAPGVDLTELLNNMRSQYEQLAEQNRKDAEAWFNEKSRELTTEINSNIEQVSSYKSEITELRRTVQGLEIELQSQLALKQSLEASLAETEGRYCVQLSQIQSQITALEEQLQQIRAETECQNAEYQQLLDIKIRLENEIQTYRSLLEGEGGSGGGGYGYGGGRSGGSSGSYGGSSGGGGGSSGGHGGSSYGGGSSGGHGGSSYGGGSSGGHGGSSYGGGSSGGHGGSSYGGGSSGGGGGYGGGSSSGGGQSGSSGGGYGGGSSSGGHKSSSSGSIGESSSKGPRSAETSWDTNKARVIKTIIEEVAPDGRVLSSVVESETKKHYY; via the exons ATGTCTGTTAGATACAGCTCAAGCAAGCAGTACTCTTCCTCCCGcagtggaggagggggtgggggaggaggatcATCCCTCAGAATTTCCAGCAGCAAAGGCTCCCATGGTGGAGGATTTAGCTCAGGGGGCTTCAGTGGTGGCTCCTTCAGTCGTGGGAGCTCTGGTGGAGGCTGCCTGGTGGGTTCGTCAGGTGGCTATGGAGGAGGGCTAGGAGGTTTCGGTGGAGGGAGCTTTGGTGGAGGCTATGGAAGCAGCAGCTTTGGTGGGGGCTACGGAGGAGGCAGCTTTGGTGGGGGCTACGGAGGGGGCGGCTTCGGAGGAGGCAGCTTCGGAGGCGGCAGCTTTGGAGGAGGCTTTggtggaggatttggaggagatGGTGGCCTTATCTCCGGAAATGAGAAAGTAACCATGCAGAATCTGAATGACCGCCTGGCTTCCTACTTGGACAAAGTTCGGGCTCTGGAAGAGTCAAACTACGAGCTAGAAGGCAAAATCAAGGACTGGTATGAAAAGCATGCCAACGTAGGCCAGCGGGAGCCTCGTGACTACAGCAAATACTACAAAACCATTGAGGATCTTAAAAATCAG ATCTTCGATCTAACAACTGACAATGCCAATATCCTGCTTCAGATCGACAATGCCAGGCTGGCAGCTGATGACTTCAGGATGAA ATACGAGAATGAGGTGACCCTGCACCAGAGTGTGGAGGCTGACATCAATGGACTGCGCAGGGTGCTGGACGAGCTGACCTTGACCAAGAGTGACCTGGAGATGCAGATCGAGAGCCTGAACGAGGAGCTGGCCTACCTGAAGAAGAACCACGAGGAG GAAATGAAAGACCTTCAGAATGTGTCCACTGGTGATGTGAATGTAGAAATGAATGCTGCCCCAGGTGTTGATCTGACTGAACTTCTGAATAACATGAGAAGCCAGTATGAACAACTTGCTGAACAAAACCGCAAAGACGCCGAAGCCTGGTTCAATGAAAAG AGCAGAGAACTGACTACAGAAATCAATAGTAACATTGAACAAGTGTCCAGCTACAAATCTGAGATTACTGAATTGAGACGCACTGTTCAAGGTCTGGAGATCGAGCTACAGTCCCAACTAGCCCTG aAACAATCCCTGGAAGCCTCCTTGGCAGAGACAGAAGGTCGCTATTGTGTGCAGCTCTCACAAATTCAGTCCCAGATCACTGCTCTGGAAGAGCAGCTGCAACAGATTCGGGCTGAGACCGAGTGCCAGAATGCCGAGTACCAACAACTCCTGGATATTAAGATCCGACTGGAGAATGAAATTCAAACCTACCGCAGCCTGCTAGAAGGAGAGGGAGG TTCCGGCGGCGGCGGCTACGGCTACGGCGGCGGCCGCAGCGGCGGAAGTTCCGGCAGCTATGGAGGCAgttccggcggcggcggcggaagctCCGGCGGCCACGGCGGCAGCAGCTACGGCGGCGGAAGCTCCGGCGGCCACGGCGGCAGCAGCTACGGCGGCGGAAGCTCCGGCGGCCACGGCGGCAGCAGCTACGGCGGCGGAAGCTCCGGCGGCCACGGCGGCAGCAGCTACGGCGGCGGAAgctccggcggcggcggcggctacGGCGGCGGAAGCTCCAGTGGCGGCGGCCAGAGCGGCAGTTCCGGCGGCGGCTACGGCGGCGGCAGCTCCAGCGGAGGCCACAAGTCCTCGTCTTCCGGGTCCATTGGCGAGTCCTCATCTAAGGGACCAAGGTCAGCAGAAACTAGCTGGG